TACTGAGGCGTTCGCCGCTACGATCCTTCTCCAGCAACGACTCGAGCTCTTCTTCGGGCGAACGCTGCCGCTGCCGCCGCCGGAAGTACTCGATCAAACCATCCAGCTCAGCGCCACGCGACGCCGGTGGAATCAACAGCTCACGCCGTGCCAGCGTGGCCAGCCGCTCGCCGTCCTGACTGCCGTGAAAGTGCATCAACAACACCTGAGCGCTGGTATAACCACCTGCACGTAACAGGGCGATCACATCACAGCATAGGCGACTATCATCATCGACTGCCTGACACCAGCCGTCATCCTCGGGAAGACGCTCCGCTAGACGCGGCTCGTGCACCAGCAAGTGCAGCACTCGAGTCATCAGGCCAGATGATGCCGCCCGACGCGGTCGACCAGCATTCGAGCTCGATGGACTATCCTCATCAAACCCCGCCTCGCTCATGACCTCCGGAGGCATCAATGGAGGCTCTTCCACCACCGGCGCATGACGCGCCATCAGCGCCTCGAAACGCGACTGCTCGACACCGGTGCGCCGCGATAACTCGCTAAGCATCAACGACTTGAGCATTCCTTCCGGCAGCTTCTCGATCGCCGCCAGTATCTGACTGGCATAGCGCTCCCGGGCCTCCACCTGGGATAGATCACGCCCCTGGGCAGCATGGTCGAAGAGAAACTCCGATAATGGACTGGCACAGGTTACCCGGTCCTCGAAGGCCTCGGCCCCTTCCTTGCGCACCAGAGTATCGGGATCCTCTCCATCGGGCAGAAACAGGAACCGCGCCTGACGACCATCGATCATCTGCGGCAACACCGTTTCGAGCGCGCGAGCCGCCGCCTGACGACCGGCATTATCGCCGTCGAAACAGAACACCACTTCGCCCACCACGCGGAACAGGCGCTGCAGATGATCTTCGGTGGTCGCCGTGCCCAGGGTCGCTACCGCGTTACGGATACCGAACTGCGCCAGTGCCACGACATCCATGTAGCCTTCGACAATCAGCAGGCGTTCGAGTCGATGACTGGCCTGGCGCGCCTCATAGAGCCCGTAGAGTTCACGCCCCTTGTGAAATACCGGGGTTTCCGGCGAGTTCAGATACTTGGGCTTGGCATCACCAAGAACCCGACCACCGAACCCAAGCGTCCGCCCTCGAATATCACGGATCGGGAACACCACACGATCGCGAAAGCGATCATAGGTGCGCCCGCTCTCCTCGTGCTGAACCAGCAGGCCATACTCCACTTGCACGGCTTCGGCGACGCCCTGACCTGTAAGGTGCTGCTTGAGCGCCTCCCACTGGCCCGGCGCATAACCGATACCAAAAGTCTTCTGGACCTCCGGCGATAACCCCCGCCGCTCAAGATACTCGCGTGCCATCTGCGCTTCGGGCATTTTCAGCCGCTCGCGAAAGAAACTGGCAGACATCTCGAGAAGGTTGACCCCTTCCTTGCGCTTGCGCTCACGCGCCTGAGCCCGAGGATCATCCGCGCCTTCACGCGGCACCTCGACGCCGACACGAGAAGCAAGCTGCTCGATCGCCTCGGGGAAGCGCAGCTTGTCATATTCCATCAGGAAACGTAGCGCGTTGCCGTGAGCACCGCAGCCGAAACAGTGATAGAACTGCTTGTCGGCGCTGACCGTGAACGACGGACTTTTTTCCTGATGAAACGGACAGAGTCCAGAATGATTGCGCCCGGACTTCTTCAGTTTGACCCGCTCGCCGACAATCTCGACAACGTCGACACGGGCCAGAAGATCGTCGATAAAACTCTGAGGAATCTGACCGGCCATGCGCTACTCCTCACACGACTGGCAACGGACACGGCCACTGTTACGGCCGAAGCGTCCCGACATGCTTCAGTGGTTGATGGCTGGCGTCATCACCCACATGAAAAAAACAAGCGGCCACCGAATGGCGGCCGCCTGACGTCCTCCTGAATCGACAACGGCAATCACCGTTACCGACTCAAGTACGGATCAATAGAGCCGTTCGAAACGCTTACGCTCACGCTGCAGCTTCTTGGCGTGACGCTTCACAGCAGCAGCAGCCTTGCGCTTACGCTCGGCAGTCGGCTTCTCGTACTGCTCACGACGACGAACTTCGGACAGAACGCCGGCTTTTTCACAGGAACGCTTGAAGCGACGGAGAGCAACGTCAAACGGCTCGTTATCACGTACTTTGACAGAAGGCATTAAGCACTCACCTACCTTAGGTAACTAGAGTTCGGTTAGTACGTACACCTTACAAGGCCAAAACGACCCTCGTTATTTCTACTGTGTATTGCTACACAGCAGCAGAAAACGCGGGGATATCGAACCCTGGATGCACGACCCAGTCTTACAGCGGACGGTATTTTAGACCCACATTGGCCGCCATGCAAATCTTCACCGGCCGGATCAGCGCAAACACCTGCCAACAGCTGCCAAAACAGCGTAAAATATAGCGCCCTGTCGCCTTACCGAGCCTCATTCCATGCGTGTACTTGGCATCGAAACTTCCTGTGACGAAACCGGCGTCGCACTCTATGACACCACACAGGGCCTGCTGGCCGACGCCCTGCATAGCCAGATTGCCATGCATGCAGAATATGGTGGAGTGGTTCCTGAACTTGCATCCCGCGATCACACCCGACGCCTGTTGCCGCTGATCGATAACGTACTCGAACAGGCAAGTGTCGGTCGTGCACAGCTTGATGCCATCGCCTATACCGCAGGACCCGGGTTGGTCGGTGCGTTGATGGTCGGCGCCAGCACTGCTCATGGCATGGCGCGTGCCCTGGGTATCCCGGTGCTCGGCGTCCATCACATGGAAGGCCATCTGCTGGCCCCGATGCTCGAGGACGACGCTCCCGACTTCCCCTTTGTCGCGCTGCTGGTTTCCGGCGGACACACCCAACTGGTGCGTGTCGATGGCATCGGCCGCTACCAGTTGCTTGGCGAGTCAGTAGATGACGCCGCCGGAGAGGCTTTCGACAAGGCCGCCAAGATGCTCGGCCTCGACTATCCCGGTGGCCCGCGAGTGGCCGCACTGGCCGAACATGGCGATCCGGGAAGGTGGCGCTTTCCCCGTCCGATGACCGACCGTCCCGGCCTCGATTTCAGTTTCTCCGGACTCAAGACTCACACCCTGACCACGATTCGCGGGCTGGAAAGCAACGCTCAGCTGGATGACCAGGCGCGTGCGGACGTGGCACGCGCCTTCGAGGAGGCCGTGGCCGACACTCTGGCCATCAAGTGTCGGCGAGCCCTGGAACAAACCGGACTCAAACGCCTGGTGGTGGCCGGTGGTGTCAGCGCCAATGTGCGCCTGCGCGCAAGGCTCGAGGACGCTA
This Halomonas huangheensis DNA region includes the following protein-coding sequences:
- the rpsU gene encoding 30S ribosomal protein S21 — its product is MPSVKVRDNEPFDVALRRFKRSCEKAGVLSEVRRREQYEKPTAERKRKAAAAVKRHAKKLQRERKRFERLY
- the tsaD gene encoding tRNA (adenosine(37)-N6)-threonylcarbamoyltransferase complex transferase subunit TsaD, with amino-acid sequence MRVLGIETSCDETGVALYDTTQGLLADALHSQIAMHAEYGGVVPELASRDHTRRLLPLIDNVLEQASVGRAQLDAIAYTAGPGLVGALMVGASTAHGMARALGIPVLGVHHMEGHLLAPMLEDDAPDFPFVALLVSGGHTQLVRVDGIGRYQLLGESVDDAAGEAFDKAAKMLGLDYPGGPRVAALAEHGDPGRWRFPRPMTDRPGLDFSFSGLKTHTLTTIRGLESNAQLDDQARADVARAFEEAVADTLAIKCRRALEQTGLKRLVVAGGVSANVRLRARLEDATQKRGARVYYPRGRFCTDNGAMIAYAGAQRLLAGERDQVGLMKAVPRWPMDQLLAPAVKP
- the dnaG gene encoding DNA primase; amino-acid sequence: MAGQIPQSFIDDLLARVDVVEIVGERVKLKKSGRNHSGLCPFHQEKSPSFTVSADKQFYHCFGCGAHGNALRFLMEYDKLRFPEAIEQLASRVGVEVPREGADDPRAQARERKRKEGVNLLEMSASFFRERLKMPEAQMAREYLERRGLSPEVQKTFGIGYAPGQWEALKQHLTGQGVAEAVQVEYGLLVQHEESGRTYDRFRDRVVFPIRDIRGRTLGFGGRVLGDAKPKYLNSPETPVFHKGRELYGLYEARQASHRLERLLIVEGYMDVVALAQFGIRNAVATLGTATTEDHLQRLFRVVGEVVFCFDGDNAGRQAAARALETVLPQMIDGRQARFLFLPDGEDPDTLVRKEGAEAFEDRVTCASPLSEFLFDHAAQGRDLSQVEARERYASQILAAIEKLPEGMLKSLMLSELSRRTGVEQSRFEALMARHAPVVEEPPLMPPEVMSEAGFDEDSPSSSNAGRPRRAASSGLMTRVLHLLVHEPRLAERLPEDDGWCQAVDDDSRLCCDVIALLRAGGYTSAQVLLMHFHGSQDGERLATLARRELLIPPASRGAELDGLIEYFRRRQRQRSPEEELESLLEKDRSGERLSSEEKLRLVTLLNEVRG